The Labilibaculum sp. sequence AAAATTTTAGGACGGGCTCCACCTGAAGATCCTCCCAAAGTGAAAAGCTCTTCTATCATCTCTGTACTCTCCCCTTTTAGAACATGCTTCATCTCCTGAGCAATTGTATCCAATTCCAATTGCTTATCAAAATCATGTTTACCTTCCTGTTGTGGCTGATAACACAAAGCTCCCAATCCGGTCTTGCCCACATAAGCCAATCGATCCAAAGGTGTTAATCCATAAATATCAATTTCCTTGGAACTTAAACTTCGATCTAAGAGCAATCTGCCCCAACCATCGGGTAATGAATCATTAAAAACTCCGTAAAGCCCTTCAAATGGTTCTTTTTCAGCATTGCTTATTTCTCCGGTAAATGGAAGTTTTAGAGGTGAAATATTTAATCCTGTCTTTAAAAACTCCTGATGATATCGAAAATAAATCTGTCTGTTATTCACAACCAGCTCTCCCACCTCATAAGTTTTCCCTTCCAACTGAAGAGAGACCAATATGTTTCTTGTCTCTTCCATTGTCTAAACTTTTGAAGTAAATAAATTCTCAATACCTGATTGATCTTCCTGAGCTTGAAACACATTTTCAAAATCTTGAAGACGATTCATTAGATGAGCCAATTTTAAAAGTGATTCCAATGAAATTTTCCCAGTGTTTTCAAAACGCTTCAGGCTTCCTAATGACACTCCTGAACGTTCAGCCATCTCAATCTGAGAAAGTTTTAAATGTTTGCGCAAAAGCTTATGGCGTTCTGCCAAGGCTCTGCTAATGTCTGATGGTGTTGTTGAGAGTGAATACATATAGTTAATATTTTAGCTAAAAATACACATTTTAAGCATAAATAGCTAATATATTAATCCATAGCTTAATTGGATGTAGAAATAAAATTGATCCATTTTTTGCCATAAAAAAATCCTTCCGAAAATATCGAAAGGATCATTTTGTACCCAGGGCCGGGATCGAACCGGCACGGGTTGCCCCACTGGTGTTTGAGACCAGCGCGTCTACCAATTCCGCCACCTGGGCATTGCTTTTGAATGCGATGCAAATATAGATGTTTGTTTCAATCCAGCAAAACAAAAGCTGTCTTTTTTTTCAAAAAAAACTCACTCCTAAGATCCTTGCAAAGCGGGCAAACATCAGATGTGCTGAGCTTCATTTAATTATCACATACAAACTCCTGCTGTTTTATTTCCTCCGGCAACAACATCGAAGAACAAAAGTGGGTTAATATTGAAAAAAGCAAATGCAATTCTCACTTTACACACAAAAACATCTTGGCAATTCACATCAGGATTCTCTATATTAGCATAAAGATTATTGATTTGTTATAATCTGTTTGCAAAACTACATTTGAGTAAACAAAATCAACACAAAACATAAACTAAAATTTTCTGACATGCCAAACTTAGCCACCAATTATCTTGGATTGGATTTAAGCAGTCCTATTATAGCTGCAAGTTCGGGTCTCACCGACTCTATTGAGAAATTAATTGAATTGGAAGTTCATGGCGCCGGAGCTATCGTTCTAAAATCCCTTTTCGAGGAAGAAATAATCATGGAAATGGATGAGAAAATACTCGCCATGACCAGTCGTCCGTATGTATATCCTGAAACTTTCGACTATATGGATGAAGATCATCAGGAAGATACAGTTCGTAAATACCTAAGACTGATAAAAGAAGCAAAAGCCGCTGTTTCGGTTCCAATTATTGCGAGCATTAACTGTGTAAGTGCTCAAAAATGGACTTATTTTGCCCGGGAAATTGAAAAAGCCGGTGCCGATGCTTTGGAAATCAACTTATTTGTTCTTCCTACGGATATGAACAGAACCGGTGATGAAAACGAGCAGATTTACTACGATGTTCTTAAAACTGTAAAAGATCAGGTTGCCTTGCCTATTGCCTTAAAAATAAGCCCGTATCATTCCAATCTGTCCAATTTAATCAAACGGCTTGATGATATGAATGTGGATGGAATTGTAATGTTCAATCGCTTTTACAGTCCTGATTTCGACATTACAGATTTAAGTGTAACCAATGGCCAAATTTTATCGGGACCAGACGATTACAAGAATTCCTTACGATGGACAGGAATCATGTCGGAACGGGTAAAATGCTCCATTGCCGGTACAACAGGAATTCACACATCCGAAAGCATTATAAAACACCTGCTTGCCGGTGCCGATGCCGTTCAATTGGCCTCTGTACTATACAAAAACGGCCCCGAATACATCGATGTTCTATCGAAAGAAATTTATGCATGGATGGAAGAACATGGATTTGAGAGCATTCGTGATTTTAAAGGCAAAATGAGTCAGTCTAAATCCAATGATCCGGCGGCTTTCGAAAGAGTACAATTCATGAAACAATTCAGAAACTTCGTGATGTAAAATATAATTTCTCAAATTATAATTATCAAAATCATCAGAACCCGAATCACAGACGATTCGGGTTTATTTTTACTCTTATTTAAACGAATCACATGACATATATCATAAGGAAAAAGACTTACAAGTGTTATATTGTAGGTTCGATGTAAAAACACGATAGTGCTAACCCCTTTTTGACGGATAATTATACTTCCGCCAAAAGACAAATCATACAAAAACATGAAACGTCCATGTATAAAACTTTCTGCGCACAGGGGGATGATTATAATGGTAAGTTCCATGTGGCAAAAACTTAAAATCATAGACACATGAAAGATTTTGGAGTTCAGGAAACACTAAAACGCCTTGGCATTGATCCAATTAACGAAGGAGTTTCAACCGGTACGAATTGGTTCGATTGCCATGGTACAGTAACCGAATCGGTCTCTCCCATTGATGGTTCTGTAATTGCAAAAGTAAAGAATGCCGATGCTGCTGATTACGAAAAGGTGCTGGAGACTGCTCAGGAAGCATTTAAAGTGTGGCGAAAGATGCCGGCTCCAAAACGAGGAGAAATTGTCCGGCAAATTGGCAATGCGCTTCGCGAAGCCAAAGATGATTTGGGAAAATTAGTCAGCCTCGAAATGGGGAAAATTTATCAGGAAGGATTAGGCGAAGTTCAGGAAATGATTGACATCTGTGATTTTGCAGTGGGGCAATCGAGAATGCTTTACGGATTCACCATGCATTCCGAACGTCCGGATCATAAAATGATGGATCAGTACCATCCGCTGGGAATTGTGGGGGTAATTTCTGCTTTCAACTTTCCGGTAGCTGTTTGGGCATGGAACGCAATGCTGGCAGCGGTTTGCGGCGATGTGATTATCTGGAAACCCAGCTCGAAAGTGCCTCTGTGTGCTCTGGCTTGTCACAACATCATTCAAAAAGTACTAAAAGACAACAATGTACCCGAAGGTGTTTTCAACCTGATCGTTGCAAAATCATCAGTAATGGGTGATAATTTTATAGAAGATAAACGGGTTCCGTTAATTTCGGTTACCGGATCAACAGCCATAGGCAAACGGGTTGCCGAAAAAGTGGGGGCCCGTTTGGGAAGAACCATTGCCGAATTGGGTGGCAACAACGCAATAATCATGGCTCCTTCGGCCGATTTAGACATGGCCATTCCGGGAATTGTATTCGGATCGGTTGGTACTGCCGGACAGAGATGTACCTCTACCCGACGTCTGATTATCCACGAAAGTATTTACGAGGATGTGAAAACCCGTTTGCTGCATGCGTACAAACAGGTGGAAGGAAAAATTGGCAATCCGTTGGATGAAAAAACATTGGTTGGCCCTGTAATTGACAACAGTGCCGTAGAAGTATACAAACACGCCATTGCCGAAGTGAAAAAAGCAGGTGGTAAAATTGTTTACGGCGATAAAGTGCTGGATGGTAATTTTGTGGTTCCTACCTTCTGCGAGGTTGAAAATCACTGGCAAATTGTTCAGGATGAATCATTTGTTCCGGTTCTATACATCATGAAATACAAAACCCTCGACGAAGCCATTCATTTGCACAATGATGTGCCTCAAGGTTTATCCTCATCGATTTTCACCATGAACATGCGCGAAGCTCAAACCTTTATTTCTGCTATTGGAAGCGATTGTGGAATTGCCAATGTAAACATTGGAACATCAGGAGCTGAAATTGGCGGTGCTTTTGGCGGCGAAAAGGAAACCGGCG is a genomic window containing:
- a CDS encoding helix-turn-helix domain-containing protein — translated: MYSLSTTPSDISRALAERHKLLRKHLKLSQIEMAERSGVSLGSLKRFENTGKISLESLLKLAHLMNRLQDFENVFQAQEDQSGIENLFTSKV
- a CDS encoding dihydroorotate dehydrogenase-like protein, which gives rise to MPNLATNYLGLDLSSPIIAASSGLTDSIEKLIELEVHGAGAIVLKSLFEEEIIMEMDEKILAMTSRPYVYPETFDYMDEDHQEDTVRKYLRLIKEAKAAVSVPIIASINCVSAQKWTYFAREIEKAGADALEINLFVLPTDMNRTGDENEQIYYDVLKTVKDQVALPIALKISPYHSNLSNLIKRLDDMNVDGIVMFNRFYSPDFDITDLSVTNGQILSGPDDYKNSLRWTGIMSERVKCSIAGTTGIHTSESIIKHLLAGADAVQLASVLYKNGPEYIDVLSKEIYAWMEEHGFESIRDFKGKMSQSKSNDPAAFERVQFMKQFRNFVM
- a CDS encoding aldehyde dehydrogenase family protein, with the translated sequence MKDFGVQETLKRLGIDPINEGVSTGTNWFDCHGTVTESVSPIDGSVIAKVKNADAADYEKVLETAQEAFKVWRKMPAPKRGEIVRQIGNALREAKDDLGKLVSLEMGKIYQEGLGEVQEMIDICDFAVGQSRMLYGFTMHSERPDHKMMDQYHPLGIVGVISAFNFPVAVWAWNAMLAAVCGDVIIWKPSSKVPLCALACHNIIQKVLKDNNVPEGVFNLIVAKSSVMGDNFIEDKRVPLISVTGSTAIGKRVAEKVGARLGRTIAELGGNNAIIMAPSADLDMAIPGIVFGSVGTAGQRCTSTRRLIIHESIYEDVKTRLLHAYKQVEGKIGNPLDEKTLVGPVIDNSAVEVYKHAIAEVKKAGGKIVYGDKVLDGNFVVPTFCEVENHWQIVQDESFVPVLYIMKYKTLDEAIHLHNDVPQGLSSSIFTMNMREAQTFISAIGSDCGIANVNIGTSGAEIGGAFGGEKETGGGRESGSDSWKTYMRRQTNTINYGVDLPLAQGIKFDF